GCCCATGCCATTTCCCGAAGTAAACGTGAGCATGAGCTCTATGCTGTAATGTCCAGGAAAAATCCCGGAATTGCAGTCCTGTGTGAGGATTTCCTTCTAAACAGTGAAACCGATGTAGATAAGGTCACTGAGTATGCAAAGAATATCGGTGCGGATATTGCGGTGATAGGCCCCGAAGCGCCGCTGGCCGCCGGGCTGGCAGATGCCCTTGAAGTTCTGGGCATCCCGTCAGTAGGCCCGAAACGGGCGGCTGCAAAACTGGAGTTCGATAAGGCGTGGACACGTATGTTCATGGAAAAACACCACATCGCAGGTCTTCCTGTATTCAGGGTTTTTGGCACTGGACAGGAAGCACAGGCCCATGATTATATAGATGAACTGGGAGACGTGGCCTTAAAACCAGCTGGGTTGACCGGGGGTAAGGGTGTCAAGGTCATGGGTGACCAGTTACCAGACCTGGATGCTGCCAAAGCTTATGCAAGTGAACTGTTAAAAGGTGATATGGTGGTCATCGAGGAGAACCTGAAAGGCGAGGAAGTAACGGTCCAGGCATTTGTGGATGGGACCCACCTGGCCTATGCACCTTCGGTGCAGGACCATAAGCGGGCATACGAAGGTGACCTGGGACCAAATACGGGCGGCATGGGATCGTATAACGATGCCGGGACCCTGTTACCTTTCATGGTCGAGGGCG
The sequence above is drawn from the ANME-2 cluster archaeon genome and encodes:
- the purD gene encoding phosphoribosylamine--glycine ligase, giving the protein MKKILLVGGGGREHAIAHAISRSKREHELYAVMSRKNPGIAVLCEDFLLNSETDVDKVTEYAKNIGADIAVIGPEAPLAAGLADALEVLGIPSVGPKRAAAKLEFDKAWTRMFMEKHHIAGLPVFRVFGTGQEAQAHDYIDELGDVALKPAGLTGGKGVKVMGDQLPDLDAAKAYASELLKGDMVVIEENLKGEEVTVQAFVDGTHLAYAPSVQDHKRAYEGDLGPNTGGMGSYNDAGTLLPFMVEGDYIEAKEIMEDVICKVKEETGEEYKGILYGQFILTAAGIRVIEFNARFGDPEAMNVLPLLETDFIDIAEAVSAGTLDTLDVRFSDKASVCKYAVPAGYPKDPAKDAPIEVGDMGKALLFFSSVYEADGVVYTTGSRAAAVVGIADTIAEAEVIAEQALSNVKGPLECRHDIGKKELIQKRIDHMKVLRGDNS